One genomic window of Cupriavidus sp. P-10 includes the following:
- a CDS encoding ParA family protein, whose product MVRTSQLPAVDRTVPLEQISQFAEKVSIFTDELRETILAPRPRKTAPIFKTGEIAEMCNISHSQVQYLATKGDGELPPGTAAGTGRTRTFTLQEARVWVQRVSDIYQTPLVTGTREPEGKIVITAQLKGGSAKTTTTMCLAQGLTLRGRKVLVVDLDPQASLSELCGLYAEKDVAPEDTVLPYIYDQQIEGGLLAQAQSTYWDGLDLIPAHTELIGAEFHLPAMQKIKPGFRFWTVLREGLEPLRKHYDYILMDTSPSLSYLNLNALLAADAMVMPMVPENLDFISSLSFWRLFSDVSKSFIKYEADKKYDFVSLLLSKVDYGRTSSAPIVRAWAQSAYESWLHSIEVPASSVMSNGALAFSTVFDVSSTHSAAKSLQRVRQPIIDYCRWLDEIYAEKWRNAQ is encoded by the coding sequence TGCAGTCGACCGAACTGTACCGCTGGAACAGATATCCCAGTTCGCGGAAAAGGTTTCCATTTTTACCGACGAACTTCGAGAGACGATCCTCGCGCCACGGCCCCGAAAGACGGCGCCAATCTTCAAAACGGGGGAGATTGCGGAGATGTGCAACATCTCTCACTCTCAAGTCCAGTACCTGGCGACCAAAGGCGACGGTGAGTTACCACCCGGGACCGCCGCGGGAACGGGGCGTACCCGAACCTTCACGCTGCAAGAAGCGCGTGTCTGGGTTCAAAGGGTATCCGACATTTATCAGACCCCCCTGGTCACCGGGACCAGAGAGCCCGAGGGGAAAATCGTCATCACCGCCCAACTGAAGGGTGGGTCGGCCAAGACCACGACGACCATGTGTCTCGCGCAGGGGCTGACTTTGCGCGGGCGAAAAGTTTTGGTAGTCGATCTGGACCCTCAAGCTTCCTTATCTGAGCTGTGCGGGCTGTACGCAGAAAAGGACGTGGCCCCGGAAGACACGGTTCTGCCGTATATCTACGACCAGCAGATCGAAGGCGGGCTCCTGGCACAAGCTCAGTCGACCTATTGGGACGGCCTTGACCTGATCCCGGCGCACACCGAGTTAATTGGCGCAGAGTTTCATCTGCCTGCCATGCAGAAGATCAAGCCTGGCTTCCGGTTCTGGACCGTGTTGAGGGAAGGGTTGGAGCCGCTGCGCAAGCATTACGACTACATCCTCATGGATACGTCGCCATCGCTTTCCTACCTGAACCTGAACGCGTTGCTGGCAGCAGACGCGATGGTCATGCCGATGGTCCCGGAGAACCTGGATTTCATCAGTTCGCTGTCATTCTGGCGTCTGTTCTCGGACGTTTCCAAAAGCTTCATCAAATACGAAGCGGACAAAAAATACGATTTTGTCTCGCTGCTGCTTTCCAAAGTCGACTACGGGCGTACTTCATCAGCACCGATCGTGCGCGCCTGGGCGCAGAGCGCCTATGAGAGTTGGTTGCATTCGATCGAGGTGCCGGCGAGTTCAGTGATGAGCAACGGCGCTCTGGCGTTTTCGACAGTGTTTGACGTGAGCAGCACGCATAGCGCAGCCAAGTCGCTGCAGCGAGTGCGCCAACCGATTATCGATTATTGCCGATGGTTGGATGAAATCTATGCAGAGAAGTGGAGGAACGCCCAATGA